A single window of Hypanus sabinus isolate sHypSab1 unplaced genomic scaffold, sHypSab1.hap1 scaffold_137, whole genome shotgun sequence DNA harbors:
- the LOC132386899 gene encoding probable G-protein coupled receptor 139 has translation MLGFQSDRMDAEVNLVAVAILSRGKCGLSICSSRYLVAMATADLMAVTTAVVLRRISYYFPGSFLDIYPVCSIIFVVLCISKDCSVWFTVTFTFDRFAAICCQKLKTKYCTGKTAVLVLMTTCALICFKNVPYYFIHKPGTLINNVFWFCKLRASYYTEQGWVAFDSLDRILTPLIPFALILLLNFLTVRHILLTSRVRKALRGQSKGDNRSDPEMESRRRSVILLFSISGSFILLWLSTVINFLNYNISQTDPNNFSDSEYILDQAAYMLQNLNCCTNTFIYGVTQAKFREQFISAGKYPVTSLLRFINKLKN, from the exons ATGCTTGGATTCCAGTCAGACAGGATGGACGCTGAAG tgaatttagtggcggttgcgatcctgtcccggggaaaatgTGGCCTCTCCATCTGCTCCagtcgctacctggtggccatggcaacggcggaccTCATGGCTGTTACCACTGCAGTCGTACTGAGGAGGATCAGTTATTATTTCCCAGGATCCTTTTTGGACATTTACCCAGTGTGTAGCATTATCTTTGTAGTTCTGTGCATATCTAaagactgttccgtctggttcaccgtcaccttcaccttCGATCGATTTGCCGCCATTtgttgtcagaagctgaaaacaaaatattgcaccgggaaaactgcggtttTGGTTCTGATGACTACCTGCGCACTGATCTGTTTTAAAAATGTTCCTTACTATTTTATACATAAACCAGGGACACTGATTAATAACGTATTTTGGTTCTGCAAATTACGGGCAAGTTATTACACCGAGCAAGGATGGGTGGCTTTTGATAGTTTGGACAGGATTTTAACTCCCTTGATCCCCTTTGCTttaatcctgcttctcaactttctgacagtcagacacatcctATTGACCAGTCGAGTGCGCAAGGCAttaaggggtcagagcaagggagaCAATcggagtgacccggagatggagagcaggaggaggtcggtGATCTTACTCTTCTCCATATCCGGCAGCTTCATTCTACTGTGGTTATCGACTGTTattaatttcttaaattataacaTTTCTCAAACAGATCCCAACAATTTCAGCGACTCTGAATATATCCTGGATCAGGCCGCGTACATGTTGCAGAATTTAAACTgttgcacaaacacatttatttatgggGTGACTCAGGCCAAATTCAGAgaacagttcatcagcgcaggGAAATACCCTGTGACGTCACTGCTGCGATTCATTAACAAACTAAAGAACTGA